GTGGGCGCCTTTAATGGTGATATATATTTTCTATATAACTTAATAAAAAAAATAAGTAATTTTTTCATTATTTAATTAGTCCTGCCTTGCTAAATACTTCATTTAAAGCATTCTCTATAGTAATATAATTTTGGTCATTGGATGAGACTCTTGCAATTATTACAAAATCATGACCATTTTTAAACTTGTGACAATTTAATCTGTAACTTTCTCGAATAAGTCTCTTTACTCTACTTCTAATTACACTTTTTCCAACTTTCTTACTTACTGATATTCCTAATCTATTAATATTATTACCATTTTTTTTAATATAAAGCACTAAAAACTTATTAGAAAAAGATTTTCCTCTTTTATATACCGT
The nucleotide sequence above comes from Hathewaya histolytica. Encoded proteins:
- the rnpA gene encoding ribonuclease P protein component → MNKVKRYKIRKNSEFRTVYKRGKSFSNKFLVLYIKKNGNNINRLGISVSKKVGKSVIRSRVKRLIRESYRLNCHKFKNGHDFVIIARVSSNDQNYITIENALNEVFSKAGLIK